In Spinacia oleracea cultivar Varoflay chromosome 5, BTI_SOV_V1, whole genome shotgun sequence, a single window of DNA contains:
- the LOC110796586 gene encoding uncharacterized protein, which translates to MAKHMGSKSLVMEGLIWRICDGTQIDIYSDPWLTDEQGSFVQTTNSGTVKLVSELIDSTTHKWNFDLLNSLFSERDVNCILSIPISICGRDDCLTWAYSKDGLYSFKTAYMLEKSCNFSNFHKAWGVVETMHHALFDCQAVRDLWRECECKALVCRDKNEDFKYVFEEWKKLDVPLRQRGAALLWWAWGRRNYKVFNNKDTPHLLVRERVLRLVEEQGKYSKHIYDHWRSPTTTSPKVCKHPPSSFVKVNCDASLSEQGWIGHGATARDSQGAVIFAGTRRMRGKWPPKIVECKAVLFAVKLAKKYRLVRL; encoded by the exons ATGGCGAAACATATGGGGTCAAAGTCACTTGTAATGGAAGGCTTGATATGGCGCATTTGCGATGGCACGCAGATAGATATTTACTCAGACCCTTGGCTTACAGACGAGCAGGGGAGCTTTGTGCAAACTACGAACTCAGGTACAGTGAAGTTGGTGAGCGAGCTGATTGATAGCACAACCCACAAGTGGAATTTTGACTTGCTTAACTCCCTCTTCTCTGAGAGGGACGTCAACTGCATCCTTTCTATCCCCATCAGTATTTGTGGGAGAGATGATTGCCTAACCTGGGCATATTCGAAGGACGGTCTTTACTCCTTCAAGACCGCATATATGCTCGAAAAGTCCTGTAACTTCAGCAATTTCCACAAGGCATGGG GGGTTGTTGAAACTATGCACCATGCTCTTTTTGATTGTCAAGCTGTACGTGATTTATGGAGGGAGTGCGAATGCAAGGCTTTGGTATGCAGGGATAAGAATGAAGACTTCAAATATGTGTTTGAAGAATGGAAAAAACTAGATGTTCCCTTGAGACAACGTGGGGCCGCGCTTCTTTGGTGGGCTTGGGGTAGACGCAACTACAAGGTCTTTAATAATAAGGACACCCCCCACCTGCTTGTTCGGGAGAGGGTATTGCGTCTGGTTGAGGAGCAAGGGAAGTATAGCAAACACATCTACGATCATTGGAGAAGTCCCACCACAACCAGCCCCAAGGTTTGCAAACACCCGCCTTCTAGCTTTGTTAAGGTCAACTGCGATGCATCGTTGAGTGAACAAGGGTGGATTGGTCATGGGGCAACAGCGAGGGACTCACAGGGAGCAGTTATCTTTGCTGGTACTCGAAGAATGAGAGGGAAGTGGCCCCCGAAGATTGTTGAATGCAAGGCTGTACTCTTTGCAGTAAAGCTCGCCAAGAAGTATaggcttgttaggttatga